TATAATGCATAGTTAGGAAAATTATTAGACAAGTGCACATTTGATATTAAAGTctatatattaaattaaagggacggcATAAATGATATCAAAGTCTTTTTTTTAAGTCAGGTTGCATGAAGAATACATATTGTCCAACAGCGACCAGGATCACAAAATGAGGTTAATCAGCAGCATAACTTTACACCTGACCTTCATTTATTTCTTGTATCAGTTGCTTTTTTTGATGAGGTCTTTTTCCACCCCAGGATTTCTCCAACCTTTTAGCAATCTCAGTTACCCCTGTAAGATATTTCAAATGTTCGTCATGCTGCCTTTTTGCCTCTATGGACAGTATGGCAAGGCATGAAGCATTCTCATTTACCCATGCAGCTAAGAATAAACACTTCTTCTTGGCATTAAACGCTGCACGGCGCCCTACATCATCCTCTGCAAGTTTACGTGCTCGCCCCAGCAAATGAGAGAGGTCGGAAAGTGCGGCCAGGGTATAGCAGTGGGTCCCATCTCCCAGTAAGATGTGAGCAGTTGACTCTATGGCATTACAAGCTCCACCTTCATCTCCTCCCAGTTGTGGGTCAGAAGCTAAACGCACTGCACTCTGTAGAGCAAGCGCAGTAGAGTTGTATACAACTGTAGAGCTCAATGCTCCAGAGACACTCAACAATGTTCCAGTGAAATCAAGAAGTGCGTCATTGTCACTTAAATCGCCATTATGTCTTTGTAGAGAAAATGCATAAGCATAAATGGTGTTGACCACACTGTATCTGACCAGTGGAGATGGATTACGACTCAGTGAATGTAAGGATGGAATAGATTTGAAGACAGCAGGGACTTCTGATATTTTTTGCTTTGGATCTAGGCCATCTCCTCTTGTTGTCACTTGTTCAGAAATACAGTTTAACACATGTAAATCTATACTTTTTGCTGAAATATCTTTCTCCTCCCCAACTGAGCAGGGACTTTTAACATTGTTCTGATGGGTCATACCACTATTGTACTGTGAGTCACTTCTATGCGGTGTCTTTCCAGCATCTTCCCAACCACCACCATCTGAAGAGTCTGCTACATTGTGAAGGTCCGTCATCACCTGTttatctctctcttgctctccatGACTACTTTTAGAAGGACTTAGCCTAGAAACCCTTTCTATGTGGTCTTCATGTTTCTCTTTTTGGTTTGTTAACTCATTCTTTACTATAGGAATCCTTGTTTTCTTCTGACCTACATATTCAGGAGCCTCTTCATGGTCTGATGGAAGCTGGTGATGGGACACATTTGATGCACTAGGAAGGGTTTTACTGTGATTGTCACCTTGGCTGAGACTGTTCCCATTCTCACTAACTGTAACTTGCCCTTGATGTCTCAGCTCAGATATTTTGTGACTTGTTCTCTCTGCTGACTCCTGGTGCCACCATGGCTTCCACTGTGGGACCAGCACCCCAATACCCCCATTCTGAAGGAGCCTATGAAAGTCTTTCTTCTCAGAGTCTGTTAAGCTGCTCCACAGATTGCTTTCCTTTCCATCCCCCTCTGAGTGTGCATCCAGCCCAGGCTTCTCCATCATGGCCTCCTCATCCCTCAGTTTCAGCAGCATTTCCTCAACTTGCCGCCTTTCCTGCGGATCACTCTGTTCCTCCCGCAAGGCCTGAAGTACAGACTCCCTGTAGAAGCTCTCGGAGCAGGCTTCATGCCGCGGACCTCGGTAACAAGCTAGGCTGCAGTACTGGGCGTTACATCGCGGGCACGTGTATCGCCCGGGACCAGAGAAGCACAACGAGCACACGCCTGGGACCTGAGCATCTGATTTGCTGCTGGCGGTCAGTAATGGGGTAGGCGAAATAGCACGCGCCGGAAGCAAGATCTCAGGCTCGGGCACCTCCATCACTGTGAACTCGGGGATTCAGCCTTATGGTCAGGCCTCGTTGTTTTTAAACACAGAGCAAATGGGAAACACGAAGCGTAAATCTAGCCAATCAGGAAACCACTGGCGTAACCGCGCAACGAATCAGAGTTTGAGGGTAGACTTACAAAGCAGCCAATTAGAGTATACCAATCACACCTCGTGTACCACtccaagccaatcggaattaagctttCTAGTGACAGGAAACTTGTACAAATATATTAAagagacaatgtactgtaaaaataaTCTCCCTTTAAATTTGTTCCCATTTGCCAATTTTAACTCAGTAgtgaattaaattatttacaaatagatcatatttctttattttggaaTAGTTACATTTGTCCTTGGTATCCcttcctatactgaacatttcaataattaaagggacatgaaacccaatttttt
The nucleotide sequence above comes from Bombina bombina isolate aBomBom1 chromosome 7, aBomBom1.pri, whole genome shotgun sequence. Encoded proteins:
- the ZNHIT2 gene encoding zinc finger HIT domain-containing protein 2, whose translation is MEVPEPEILLPARAISPTPLLTASSKSDAQVPGVCSLCFSGPGRYTCPRCNAQYCSLACYRGPRHEACSESFYRESVLQALREEQSDPQERRQVEEMLLKLRDEEAMMEKPGLDAHSEGDGKESNLWSSLTDSEKKDFHRLLQNGGIGVLVPQWKPWWHQESAERTSHKISELRHQGQVTVSENGNSLSQGDNHSKTLPSASNVSHHQLPSDHEEAPEYVGQKKTRIPIVKNELTNQKEKHEDHIERVSRLSPSKSSHGEQERDKQVMTDLHNVADSSDGGGWEDAGKTPHRSDSQYNSGMTHQNNVKSPCSVGEEKDISAKSIDLHVLNCISEQVTTRGDGLDPKQKISEVPAVFKSIPSLHSLSRNPSPLVRYSVVNTIYAYAFSLQRHNGDLSDNDALLDFTGTLLSVSGALSSTVVYNSTALALQSAVRLASDPQLGGDEGGACNAIESTAHILLGDGTHCYTLAALSDLSHLLGRARKLAEDDVGRRAAFNAKKKCLFLAAWVNENASCLAILSIEAKRQHDEHLKYLTGVTEIAKRLEKSWGGKRPHQKKQLIQEINEGQV